From one Bradyrhizobium sp. Ash2021 genomic stretch:
- a CDS encoding adenylate/guanylate cyclase domain-containing protein, translating to MGGLRDWLRRHNFEQYADAFEANDIDLDILPELSERDLEQLGLSLGNRRRLLKAIAGRGDEAAPPKPSHHEGSGPGDAERRQVTVLFADMVGSTALSGKVDPELLGSLIRRYQDAAAGAIGRYGGYVAKFMGDGVLAYFGFPRAFEDAAERAVHAAIGILAEAGSIELPDNTRVQVRIGIATGLVVVGEIIGIGTAQERTIVGETPNLAARLQALAGPDTIILSEATQNLLGGLFELESTGEHELKGFARPVPAWRVRCAASVESRFAAIRTGRNLPLIGRAHEMGLMLERWQLARQGEGQIVTVIGEAGIGKSRAIEALHEALASEPYARINLQCSPYHSDSALYPVIQYLNRAARITATDTPNARIEKLGALFAQRTATDTAGLSLLADLMSLPLAAQGAPAQTPAQRKASTLAFIVDEFLRMGESHPVIVVLEDAHWIDATTLEMMMRLTDSLGKTRALALVTARPDFTPPWLARPHATLLTLGRLGRGECTQLVAGVAAAHGLSVETVAAIVAKTDGIPLFVEELTKSVMESASGDSAVPTTLKDSLMARLDRLGEAREVAQIAAVIGRQFTFSLLDAVAPSSAGELEATLVKLVAAGIVFPEERSLERSFSFKHALVRDAAYESLLLARRREWHERIAKALEEQFAGIAASEPDLLAHHFGEAGLLVPACDYRMRAGDQAVSRSAYPEAIAHFSAGLRRAEALPTQDGMRRQLDFLLKLGSALVVVRGLQSVDVEDAYTRASEIGEKLGEGAKLFQAKWGLWINANLRRKTALARDRASELVTLAQRSGNDELLLEAHHCQWSTAFFQGDVMGGIDGCRNGIERYDMTRHRHLGHQFGGHDPGVCAHSQCGNSLQLAGEGQQARQNLAQAVALAEMLDHPNSLAHGLHNSGIGHQLGADRDATFAAAHRAAGLAEKFGLLPWRAGSLVLAGWATAIGSGVADSARLIDAEIDNATRVGPLPQYYLGLAAEVLLAAGRPADGLAHLDRAIAGIEEPGIGFYLPEIYRLRGACLLALDRGNADEARLAFAAALDIARRQGAVIFHRRAKASLSEITHVGNRG from the coding sequence ATGGGCGGTCTTCGGGACTGGTTGCGCCGGCACAATTTCGAGCAATATGCGGATGCATTCGAGGCGAACGACATCGACCTCGATATCCTGCCCGAACTGAGTGAGCGCGATCTCGAACAGCTTGGCCTATCGCTGGGCAACCGCCGCAGGCTGTTGAAGGCGATCGCCGGACGTGGCGATGAGGCCGCCCCACCGAAGCCCTCCCACCACGAAGGTTCGGGGCCGGGCGACGCTGAGCGGCGTCAGGTGACGGTCTTGTTCGCCGACATGGTGGGATCCACAGCGCTGTCAGGTAAGGTCGATCCCGAGCTGCTCGGGAGTTTGATCCGGCGTTATCAGGATGCGGCCGCCGGCGCGATCGGGAGATACGGAGGCTACGTCGCCAAGTTCATGGGCGATGGCGTTCTGGCCTATTTCGGTTTTCCCCGTGCCTTCGAGGATGCGGCGGAACGCGCCGTTCACGCCGCCATCGGCATCCTGGCGGAAGCCGGCAGCATCGAATTGCCAGACAATACGCGGGTGCAGGTCCGAATCGGCATCGCCACCGGCCTCGTCGTGGTCGGCGAAATCATCGGGATCGGCACGGCGCAAGAGCGCACCATTGTCGGCGAAACCCCCAACCTTGCCGCACGGCTGCAGGCGCTTGCCGGGCCTGACACCATTATCCTCAGTGAGGCGACCCAGAATCTGCTGGGTGGGCTGTTTGAGCTCGAGAGCACGGGAGAACACGAATTGAAAGGGTTCGCCCGCCCGGTGCCGGCCTGGCGCGTGCGATGTGCAGCGTCGGTCGAAAGCCGTTTTGCCGCGATTCGCACCGGTCGGAATCTGCCACTGATCGGCCGCGCCCATGAAATGGGGTTAATGCTCGAACGCTGGCAGCTGGCGCGGCAAGGTGAAGGCCAGATTGTCACGGTAATCGGCGAAGCGGGCATCGGAAAATCGCGCGCGATCGAGGCACTGCATGAAGCGCTTGCCAGCGAGCCCTATGCACGCATCAATTTGCAATGCTCACCCTATCACAGCGATAGCGCGCTTTATCCGGTGATCCAGTACCTCAATCGCGCTGCTCGCATCACCGCAACAGATACGCCGAATGCAAGGATCGAGAAACTTGGCGCCCTGTTTGCGCAGCGGACGGCTACCGATACGGCAGGGCTTTCGTTGTTGGCCGATCTCATGTCGCTCCCGCTTGCAGCGCAGGGAGCGCCGGCGCAGACGCCAGCTCAACGCAAGGCGTCGACACTGGCCTTCATCGTCGACGAGTTTCTTCGTATGGGCGAGAGCCATCCGGTGATCGTCGTGCTGGAGGACGCCCATTGGATCGACGCCACCACGCTTGAAATGATGATGCGTCTGACCGACAGTCTCGGCAAGACGCGAGCGCTTGCGCTGGTAACCGCGCGTCCGGATTTCACACCGCCCTGGCTGGCGCGGCCGCATGCGACGCTGTTGACCCTCGGTCGTTTGGGACGCGGGGAATGCACGCAATTGGTCGCCGGTGTCGCCGCTGCGCACGGCTTGTCCGTGGAAACGGTCGCTGCGATCGTCGCTAAAACTGACGGCATCCCACTGTTCGTCGAGGAGTTGACGAAGAGCGTCATGGAATCGGCGAGTGGAGACAGCGCGGTGCCGACGACGCTCAAGGATTCGCTGATGGCCCGTCTCGACCGCCTCGGCGAAGCGCGCGAAGTGGCTCAGATCGCCGCCGTCATCGGCCGGCAATTCACCTTTTCACTGCTCGATGCGGTTGCCCCCAGCAGTGCCGGCGAACTTGAGGCCACGCTGGTGAAGCTGGTTGCAGCGGGAATTGTCTTTCCCGAGGAGCGCAGTCTGGAACGGAGCTTTAGTTTCAAGCATGCGCTGGTGCGGGACGCCGCTTATGAGAGTTTGCTTTTGGCGCGTCGGCGCGAATGGCACGAACGCATCGCCAAAGCGCTTGAGGAGCAGTTCGCCGGCATTGCCGCCAGCGAACCGGACTTGCTGGCGCATCATTTCGGCGAGGCCGGCCTGTTGGTGCCCGCCTGCGACTATCGCATGCGGGCCGGCGATCAGGCCGTGAGCCGTTCGGCTTATCCGGAAGCGATCGCACATTTCTCGGCGGGTCTCAGACGCGCCGAAGCATTGCCGACCCAAGATGGGATGCGCCGACAATTGGATTTTCTGCTCAAGCTCGGCTCCGCCTTGGTCGTCGTTCGCGGCCTGCAGAGTGTCGATGTGGAGGATGCCTACACAAGGGCCAGCGAAATCGGCGAGAAATTGGGTGAAGGCGCCAAGTTATTCCAGGCCAAATGGGGCCTGTGGATCAATGCCAATCTCAGGCGCAAGACCGCGCTGGCGCGCGACCGGGCAAGCGAACTCGTCACGCTGGCGCAACGCTCCGGCAACGACGAACTGTTACTCGAGGCGCACCATTGCCAGTGGTCGACGGCCTTTTTCCAGGGCGACGTCATGGGCGGAATTGACGGTTGCCGGAACGGTATCGAGCGCTATGACATGACGCGCCATCGTCACCTTGGTCATCAATTCGGCGGTCACGATCCCGGCGTTTGCGCGCATTCGCAGTGCGGCAACTCATTGCAGCTGGCGGGCGAGGGCCAACAGGCCAGGCAAAACCTCGCACAGGCGGTCGCCCTCGCCGAAATGCTCGACCATCCCAACAGCCTCGCTCATGGGCTCCACAATAGCGGCATCGGCCACCAGCTTGGGGCCGATCGCGATGCCACATTTGCGGCAGCTCATCGCGCGGCAGGGCTGGCGGAAAAATTCGGCCTGTTGCCGTGGCGCGCGGGCAGCCTGGTGCTGGCCGGTTGGGCTACCGCGATTGGCTCGGGCGTCGCCGACTCCGCGCGGCTGATCGATGCCGAGATCGACAATGCAACAAGGGTGGGTCCGCTTCCACAATATTATCTTGGCCTGGCCGCCGAAGTGCTGCTGGCCGCCGGCCGACCGGCGGATGGCCTCGCTCATCTCGATCGCGCCATCGCCGGGATAGAGGAGCCGGGCATTGGCTTCTATTTGCCGGAGATCTATCGCTTGCGCGGCGCGTGTCTGCTAGCGCTTGATCGCGGCAATGCGGACGAGGCGCGCTTGGCCTTTGCGGCCGCCCTCGACATTGCCCGGCGTCAAGGCGCCGTCATCTTCCATCGTCGCGCCAAAGCGTCCCTTTCCGAGATCACCCACGTTGGGAACCGGGGATAA
- a CDS encoding MBL fold metallo-hydrolase — protein MHSKTDSVHSSAEALRYPWENHPGHDQVVEVMPGVLWVRLKLPFRLNHVNIYLLADGDGWAMVDSGFGNEETIAAWTTLFDGPLKAVNVSRLIVTHSHPDHVGLAGWIVERFDCPLYMSQVEYLQSVYHQNRGTEERKLAQRLFFRRHGMDENLTDKLLGRGQDYLKRVSVLPPAYRRISHGDEISIGTRRFKVITGGGHALDQVMLYCAADKLFLSADQVLSKISPNVSVWAVEPDQNSLGEYLASLASLTTTLPYDLLVLPGHGVPFYGLKTRIKQLADHHEDRCRLIADACREIPQTSKELVPVVFHKHVLDVHQMGFAAGELIAHVNYMLVEGRLTSEVTDGVLRFRTT, from the coding sequence ATGCATTCGAAAACAGACAGCGTCCATTCCTCGGCTGAGGCACTGCGATACCCCTGGGAAAACCACCCCGGCCACGATCAGGTCGTCGAGGTAATGCCGGGCGTGTTGTGGGTACGGCTGAAGCTGCCGTTCCGGCTCAATCACGTGAACATCTATCTGCTGGCCGATGGCGACGGCTGGGCGATGGTGGATTCCGGATTCGGCAATGAGGAAACGATCGCGGCCTGGACCACGCTGTTCGACGGCCCGCTTAAGGCCGTGAATGTCTCCCGCCTGATCGTGACCCATTCGCATCCCGACCATGTCGGTCTTGCGGGCTGGATCGTCGAGCGCTTCGACTGCCCGCTTTATATGTCGCAGGTCGAGTACCTGCAGTCGGTCTATCACCAGAACCGCGGCACCGAAGAACGCAAGCTGGCGCAGCGGCTGTTCTTCCGGCGCCACGGCATGGACGAGAACCTGACCGACAAACTGCTCGGCCGCGGCCAGGATTATCTGAAACGGGTGTCGGTGCTGCCGCCGGCCTATCGCCGCATCTCGCATGGCGACGAAATCTCGATCGGGACGCGGCGCTTCAAGGTCATCACCGGCGGCGGCCATGCGCTCGACCAGGTGATGCTTTATTGCGCGGCCGACAAATTGTTCCTGTCGGCCGATCAGGTCCTGAGCAAGATCTCGCCCAATGTCAGCGTCTGGGCGGTCGAGCCCGACCAGAATTCGCTGGGTGAATATTTGGCTTCGCTGGCGAGCCTCACCACCACCCTGCCCTATGATTTGTTGGTGCTGCCCGGCCATGGCGTGCCGTTCTACGGCTTGAAAACCCGCATCAAGCAGCTGGCCGATCACCACGAGGACCGCTGCCGGCTGATCGCCGATGCCTGCCGGGAAATCCCGCAGACCTCGAAGGAACTGGTGCCGGTCGTGTTCCACAAGCACGTGCTGGACGTGCACCAGATGGGCTTTGCCGCCGGCGAACTGATCGCCCACGTCAATTACATGCTGGTCGAGGGACGCCTGACCTCGGAAGTGACCGACGGCGTGCTGCGCTTCCGGACGACGTGA
- a CDS encoding acyltransferase, whose product MRSEAGGGKLEGLQAARAIAALSVAYFHSYVALRGFPEDAQHPIPFLKAWGFLGVDFFFAISGFVICLVASKPDFAPTAFAIKRLFRLYPMYWVAMAIVAVLILEDRFPDTIDLGRYLYSMTLLPQHGPSAYQVSWTLERELVFYALVAIIVPFAGIAGLAVVLAGLAWAGFVYHDPWSFHLVSIRQGDFLGGVLVFLFSRRIRLASSTAGLALAAGVFALGYLWFVPSRIFPFATAICLALVLLGMINLRLPWEHWSLRWLVMVGNASFSIYLLHGLLLYYGPWFSAKLGNLPAWLCEPWRFAMLAVTCVLSYATWQLIELPMISFGNRLIEPPEDMPAEIVAPPERA is encoded by the coding sequence ATGAGGAGCGAAGCAGGCGGTGGAAAACTTGAGGGGCTACAGGCGGCGCGCGCCATCGCCGCGCTCAGCGTTGCCTATTTCCACTCCTATGTGGCGCTGCGCGGCTTTCCAGAGGATGCGCAGCATCCAATCCCCTTTCTGAAGGCTTGGGGCTTTCTCGGCGTTGATTTCTTTTTCGCGATCAGCGGCTTCGTCATCTGCCTCGTCGCTTCAAAGCCGGATTTTGCCCCCACGGCTTTCGCGATCAAACGCCTGTTTCGCCTCTACCCCATGTACTGGGTGGCGATGGCTATCGTTGCGGTCTTGATCCTGGAGGACAGGTTCCCGGATACAATCGACTTGGGGCGCTACCTCTACTCAATGACGCTGCTGCCGCAGCATGGGCCGTCGGCCTATCAGGTCAGTTGGACCTTGGAGCGTGAGCTCGTCTTCTACGCTTTGGTGGCAATTATCGTTCCGTTCGCCGGCATTGCCGGTCTTGCGGTCGTTCTGGCTGGACTTGCTTGGGCCGGATTTGTTTATCACGATCCGTGGTCATTTCATCTGGTATCGATCAGGCAGGGCGATTTTCTGGGCGGCGTCCTCGTATTCCTTTTCAGCAGGCGAATTCGCCTTGCTTCGTCAACAGCGGGCCTCGCGCTTGCGGCGGGCGTATTCGCGCTGGGCTACCTCTGGTTCGTCCCGTCACGCATATTTCCGTTCGCCACCGCTATCTGTCTCGCACTGGTCCTGCTCGGGATGATCAATCTGCGCCTTCCGTGGGAGCACTGGTCGCTGCGTTGGCTGGTGATGGTCGGTAACGCTTCGTTTTCTATCTATCTACTGCACGGCCTCCTCCTGTATTATGGTCCCTGGTTCAGCGCCAAGCTCGGCAATTTGCCCGCGTGGCTGTGCGAGCCTTGGCGATTTGCGATGCTCGCTGTCACGTGTGTCCTCTCTTATGCGACCTGGCAGCTCATCGAACTGCCGATGATCTCGTTCGGCAACAGATTGATAGAACCGCCCGAGGACATGCCGGCGGAGATCGTCGCACCACCCGAGAGAGCTTGA
- a CDS encoding HAMP domain-containing methyl-accepting chemotaxis protein produces MALQFRIGKPKLKGSRFPQMGVRGSLFAAFAVIASMAIVISVGAGFVFGQLGGAMVDLSGRDIPRLAASLQLSAQSASLASQGPAVLAARSEESLSERSRKMKETQTLALQKLGEIVELGADKTVVAALTETVKNIDDMIKSLGSAARERLDVAALHEQQYNALRKAQTDFVAASSPAMMDAESQINAILGSANLSTDDATEAARTVEQLGNVIASTNLMASDMTAALTANNSDALEAIEKEFKQTQARVKANLEQLPKNAGTKALKEAALKLLALGEGKTRVFKIRQQELDAADYGETILEETRKLNVGLGISVQQLVDGVQKETDASTWQARQQIAFATKVMLALGTLTLVGSILFVWLYVGRNILRRIRSLQRSMQLLSGGDLESEIYHSHQRDEIASMANSLQVFRESMIEARALTADQDKDRTAKAERTSRMEARIVEFESTVRNALDSLQTAAGSMQTTAQSMSATADQSSALVSAVASAAEETSVNVQTVSSGTEQLSSSISEIGRQVVTSAEIARKAVEEAGATDATMQGLADNAARISVVVDLIQTIASQTNLLALNATIEAARAGDAGRGFAVVASEVKSLANQTAKATDEIRQQIVSMQTVTNSAVGAIRNISSTISEINDVTTAIAAAVEEQGAATREIARNIQHAAGGTSEVSSNIVGVSSASTEAGTAASEVLNASGALRREAEVLRAEIDAFLENIRAA; encoded by the coding sequence ATGGCGTTACAGTTCAGAATCGGCAAACCAAAACTCAAAGGCTCCCGCTTTCCGCAGATGGGGGTCAGGGGCAGCCTGTTTGCCGCCTTCGCGGTCATCGCTAGCATGGCGATCGTGATCAGCGTCGGCGCCGGCTTCGTGTTTGGACAGCTCGGCGGCGCCATGGTCGATCTGAGCGGGCGCGACATTCCCCGTCTCGCCGCCAGCCTGCAATTGTCGGCGCAGAGCGCCAGCCTTGCCAGCCAGGGACCGGCGGTGCTCGCCGCGCGCAGCGAAGAGTCGCTGTCCGAACGCTCCAGGAAGATGAAGGAGACCCAGACGCTCGCGCTGCAAAAGCTCGGCGAGATCGTCGAACTGGGGGCCGACAAGACCGTCGTTGCGGCTCTCACCGAGACCGTGAAGAACATCGATGACATGATCAAGAGCCTGGGCTCGGCTGCACGCGAGCGGCTCGACGTCGCGGCCTTGCACGAGCAGCAATATAACGCGCTGCGCAAGGCGCAGACCGACTTCGTCGCCGCCTCGAGCCCGGCGATGATGGACGCCGAGAGCCAGATCAACGCGATCCTGGGATCGGCCAATCTTTCGACCGACGACGCAACCGAGGCCGCGCGCACGGTCGAGCAGCTCGGCAATGTGATCGCCAGCACCAATTTGATGGCCTCCGACATGACGGCGGCGCTGACGGCCAATAACAGCGACGCGCTCGAGGCCATCGAGAAGGAATTCAAGCAGACCCAGGCGCGCGTCAAAGCGAACCTCGAACAGCTGCCGAAGAATGCCGGCACCAAGGCGCTCAAGGAGGCGGCGCTGAAATTGCTGGCGCTGGGCGAGGGCAAGACCCGCGTCTTCAAGATCCGCCAGCAGGAACTCGACGCCGCCGATTACGGCGAGACCATCCTGGAAGAAACCCGCAAGCTCAATGTCGGCCTCGGCATCAGCGTCCAGCAGCTGGTCGACGGCGTGCAGAAGGAAACCGACGCGTCGACCTGGCAGGCGCGCCAGCAGATTGCTTTCGCCACCAAGGTGATGCTCGCGCTCGGCACGCTGACGCTGGTCGGATCGATCCTGTTCGTCTGGCTCTATGTCGGCCGCAATATCCTGCGGCGGATCCGCAGCCTGCAACGCTCGATGCAGCTGTTGTCCGGCGGCGACCTCGAATCGGAAATCTATCACAGCCATCAGCGCGACGAGATCGCGTCGATGGCCAACTCGCTGCAGGTGTTTCGCGAGAGCATGATCGAGGCCCGCGCGCTCACGGCCGATCAGGACAAGGACCGCACCGCCAAGGCCGAACGCACCTCGCGCATGGAGGCCCGGATCGTCGAATTCGAATCGACCGTCCGCAACGCGCTGGACAGTTTGCAGACCGCGGCCGGCTCGATGCAGACGACCGCGCAAAGCATGTCCGCGACCGCCGATCAGTCCAGCGCGCTGGTCAGCGCGGTGGCGTCGGCCGCCGAGGAAACCTCCGTCAACGTGCAAACCGTGTCGTCGGGCACCGAACAGCTCTCCTCCTCGATCTCCGAGATCGGCCGTCAGGTCGTCACCTCGGCGGAAATCGCCCGCAAGGCCGTGGAAGAAGCCGGCGCCACCGATGCCACCATGCAGGGCCTTGCCGATAACGCCGCCCGCATCAGCGTGGTGGTCGACCTGATCCAGACCATCGCCTCACAAACCAATTTGCTGGCGCTCAACGCCACCATCGAAGCCGCGCGTGCCGGCGACGCCGGCCGCGGATTCGCCGTGGTCGCTTCCGAAGTGAAGAGCCTCGCCAACCAGACCGCGAAGGCGACCGACGAAATCCGCCAGCAGATCGTCAGCATGCAGACGGTGACGAATTCGGCGGTCGGCGCCATCAGGAACATCAGCAGCACGATCAGCGAGATCAACGACGTCACCACCGCGATCGCAGCCGCGGTCGAGGAGCAGGGTGCGGCGACGCGCGAGATCGCGCGCAACATCCAGCATGCCGCCGGCGGCACCAGCGAGGTTTCCAGCAACATCGTCGGTGTCAGCAGCGCCTCGACGGAAGCCGGAACCGCCGCCAGCGAGGTGCTGAACGCCTCCGGCGCGCTGCGCCGCGAAGCCGAGGTGCTGCGTGCGGAGATCGACGCGTTCCTGGAGAATATCCGGGCGGCCTGA
- a CDS encoding outer membrane beta-barrel protein yields the protein MKKFLLATVALAALGAPALGADLGARPYYNKPPAYAAPLYNWTGFYIGGHVGGAFSGSNTFNGLVLSDYSARLMGGVQTGADWQFAPNWVVGAEGQYSWLSRNNLNAFFPAGLAFTSDQRALASITARVGYTWGPGLVYVKGGYAYSDNRDTLTLAGAPVAFALDTDHRNGYTVGAGVEYMITQNWSAKGEYQYYNFGDTRFVMPAVLVPFGSFHNDEHTLKLGVNYRFNFGGPVVARY from the coding sequence ATGAAGAAATTCCTGCTTGCCACTGTGGCGCTCGCAGCCCTCGGCGCGCCGGCGCTCGGCGCCGATCTCGGCGCGCGCCCGTACTACAACAAACCGCCGGCCTATGCCGCGCCGCTCTACAACTGGACCGGCTTCTATATCGGCGGTCACGTCGGCGGCGCGTTCAGCGGCAGCAATACTTTCAATGGCCTCGTGCTCAGCGACTACAGCGCCCGCCTGATGGGCGGCGTGCAGACCGGCGCCGACTGGCAGTTCGCGCCGAACTGGGTCGTCGGCGCCGAGGGACAGTACTCCTGGCTCAGCCGCAACAATCTCAACGCGTTCTTCCCCGCCGGCCTCGCCTTCACCAGCGACCAGCGCGCGCTGGCTTCGATCACCGCCCGTGTCGGCTATACCTGGGGCCCGGGTCTCGTCTACGTCAAAGGCGGCTACGCCTATTCCGATAACCGCGACACCCTGACGCTTGCAGGCGCGCCGGTCGCTTTCGCGCTCGATACCGACCATCGCAACGGCTACACCGTCGGCGCGGGCGTGGAATACATGATCACCCAGAACTGGTCGGCCAAGGGCGAGTATCAGTACTATAATTTCGGCGACACCCGCTTCGTGATGCCCGCTGTGCTGGTGCCGTTCGGCAGCTTCCACAATGACGAGCACACGCTGAAGCTCGGCGTCAATTATCGCTTCAACTTCGGCGGCCCGGTCGTCGCGCGCTACTGA
- a CDS encoding GH1 family beta-glucosidase, which translates to MFGKFSRRQFARLAGLSALGMATSARSADSDARPVSDRRPAAGFPKDFIWGTATSSYQIEGAVDEDGRGRSIWDTFSHTPGKIADGSNADRANDHYHRYRQDVGLIKQLGVKAYRFSIAWPRVFPEGTGAPNPKGLDFYDRLLDELLNNGIEPYATLYHWDLPQALQDRVGGWQSSDTSKAFADYAGYVAQRLTDRVKNIFTINEAGRFLNFGYGWGIDAPGLKLPVAELNQARHHVVLGHGLAVQAIRAHGRAGTKVGFAENIAACVPAIDTPENVRATEMATRELNAGILSVILEGQYTEGFLEYSGAAAPKFTADELKIIASPNDFVGLNIYAPQFYIAASDKKPGWTVLPFPVSFPHMKSEWLRIGPEVIYWAPRIAANIWNLDTIYISENGTSSEDKPAADGQVYDLDRVMFLRNYLTQLQRATAEGVPVRGYFLWSLMDNFEWIFGFEQRFGLYHVDFDTQARLPKLSASFYRDVVARNAIGA; encoded by the coding sequence ATGTTCGGTAAGTTCTCGCGCCGGCAATTTGCCAGGCTTGCCGGCCTTTCCGCACTCGGCATGGCGACATCGGCCAGGTCTGCGGACAGCGACGCCAGGCCGGTATCCGACCGCCGGCCTGCTGCCGGCTTCCCGAAAGACTTTATATGGGGCACCGCCACCTCGTCATATCAAATCGAGGGCGCTGTCGACGAAGACGGCCGCGGCCGTTCGATCTGGGACACATTCAGCCATACGCCGGGCAAGATCGCGGACGGCAGCAACGCCGACCGCGCCAACGATCACTATCATCGCTACAGGCAAGACGTCGGCCTGATCAAGCAACTCGGCGTCAAGGCCTACCGGTTTTCGATCGCGTGGCCGCGGGTCTTTCCGGAAGGCACTGGCGCGCCGAATCCAAAGGGCCTCGACTTCTATGACCGCCTGCTGGATGAGCTGCTGAACAACGGGATCGAGCCCTATGCGACGCTGTATCACTGGGACCTGCCGCAGGCGCTGCAGGATCGCGTCGGCGGCTGGCAATCCAGCGACACCTCCAAGGCGTTTGCGGATTATGCCGGCTATGTGGCGCAGCGCCTGACCGACCGCGTGAAGAACATCTTCACGATCAACGAGGCCGGCCGTTTCCTGAACTTCGGCTATGGCTGGGGTATCGACGCCCCCGGCCTCAAACTGCCGGTGGCAGAACTGAACCAGGCCCGCCACCACGTCGTGCTGGGGCACGGCCTTGCGGTGCAGGCGATCCGTGCGCACGGGCGCGCCGGCACCAAGGTGGGTTTCGCCGAAAACATCGCGGCCTGCGTGCCCGCGATCGATACGCCGGAAAATGTTCGCGCCACCGAGATGGCGACGCGGGAGTTGAACGCAGGCATTCTGAGCGTGATCCTCGAGGGCCAATACACCGAGGGATTTCTGGAATATTCCGGTGCGGCCGCCCCCAAATTCACCGCCGATGAGCTCAAGATCATTGCCTCACCGAACGATTTCGTCGGCCTCAACATCTACGCGCCGCAATTCTACATCGCGGCCTCCGACAAAAAGCCGGGCTGGACCGTGCTGCCCTTCCCCGTCTCGTTTCCGCACATGAAGTCCGAATGGCTCCGCATCGGCCCGGAGGTGATCTATTGGGCGCCGCGGATTGCCGCGAATATCTGGAACCTCGACACGATCTACATCAGCGAGAACGGAACCTCCTCGGAGGATAAACCGGCCGCCGACGGCCAGGTCTACGACCTTGACCGCGTCATGTTCCTGCGCAACTACCTGACGCAATTGCAGCGCGCGACCGCCGAAGGCGTGCCGGTCCGCGGCTATTTCCTGTGGAGCCTGATGGACAATTTCGAATGGATATTCGGGTTCGAACAGCGCTTCGGGCTGTATCACGTGGATTTCGACACCCAGGCGCGCCTGCCCAAATTGAGCGCGTCGTTCTATCGCGACGTCGTCGCGCGCAATGCGATCGGCGCCTGA
- a CDS encoding glycoside hydrolase family 16 protein, whose translation MTPQVLVLIAGVLLAAPAFAQADLVAAPAGLTLQVTTDPSSIMCRRIETLDPASSAFLPLHRTFHDGFDTHPLSTGRWVPHYAGGAAWPEARYWGGDGSDFKRKTSANGEQQIYVDPRYGGRSTTPLGLDPFKVRNGVLSIVARRTPAELKPVLFNNEYISGILTTQGTFSQKYGYFELRSKIPVGIGVWPAFWLLADDGGWPPEVDVMEGRGQRPGDLVMTTHWRIPTGRIESCGFDFALPDAATEFHDYGVLWMQDRIIYYIDRKPVSDIKVPIGFNDPMYMIVNLAMGSKDFGGVGFVDGQSPATVAFEIDRISVYQIDAVPTGEKDVR comes from the coding sequence GTGACGCCGCAAGTCCTGGTATTGATCGCCGGTGTCTTGCTTGCCGCCCCGGCATTTGCACAAGCCGATCTTGTGGCGGCGCCGGCCGGGCTCACCCTGCAGGTGACGACCGATCCTTCCAGCATCATGTGCCGTCGCATCGAAACGCTGGATCCGGCATCGTCAGCTTTTCTGCCGTTGCATCGGACCTTCCACGATGGCTTCGACACCCATCCGCTGTCGACCGGAAGATGGGTACCCCACTACGCCGGCGGCGCCGCCTGGCCGGAAGCGCGCTACTGGGGCGGCGACGGCTCCGATTTCAAACGCAAGACCAGCGCCAACGGCGAACAGCAGATTTATGTTGATCCCCGTTACGGCGGACGATCGACCACGCCGCTCGGGCTGGACCCGTTCAAGGTCAGGAACGGCGTTCTTTCGATCGTCGCAAGGCGGACACCGGCCGAGCTCAAGCCGGTCCTGTTCAACAACGAGTACATCTCGGGCATCCTGACGACCCAGGGCACGTTTTCGCAGAAATACGGCTACTTCGAACTCCGCTCCAAGATACCGGTCGGGATCGGCGTCTGGCCCGCGTTCTGGCTGCTCGCCGATGACGGCGGCTGGCCGCCCGAAGTCGACGTCATGGAAGGACGCGGGCAGCGGCCCGGCGACCTCGTGATGACGACGCATTGGCGGATTCCGACCGGCCGCATCGAATCCTGCGGGTTCGACTTTGCCTTGCCGGACGCTGCGACCGAATTTCACGACTATGGCGTGCTATGGATGCAGGATCGCATCATCTATTACATCGACCGCAAGCCGGTCTCGGATATCAAAGTGCCGATCGGCTTCAACGATCCGATGTACATGATCGTGAATCTGGCGATGGGTTCGAAGGATTTCGGCGGCGTGGGATTCGTCGATGGCCAATCGCCCGCGACGGTCGCCTTCGAGATCGACCGGATCTCCGTCTATCAGATCGACGCCGTTCCGACGGGAGAAAAGGATGTTCGGTAA